The sequence below is a genomic window from Theobroma cacao cultivar B97-61/B2 chromosome 6, Criollo_cocoa_genome_V2, whole genome shotgun sequence.
aagaacatgGTTAATGGTTTGTAGAAATTTGAGAaagaatatttatagaaacttataacatatgaacaaatagaataaaaaaaaataaataaaaataataataataatataaattaaaaaatttaaagttaagTGAGATAAgtgaaatcattttattattttttatttatattaattattaaataaaacattattttgaGGGAGCAAGTaatagaatatataaaaaaatttaaaattttttatatgttatgaaaaaaattttaaaagttttgggGAGGCCATAACATAAGGAGGCTCCACCCCTGGATCCAAGCAAGAAGTCTCAACCTTTCTGGGGTTTTGTTGAATTGGTGACTACGAAGATAGAAGATGTGAAAAGTGCTATGAAAGGAGGCATTAATTTGCTCCATTCATTGGCTATATTGTCCTTCTTATTACATATGCAAAGACTTAAAACGTTAATGTTGTGCAAAGGAATATGATACTTCAACAAGAGGCCACCGACGTAATTTTCCTGCGAGAGCGGTGGGAGAAGGCGTTTACCGCATTCTGAGGCACAATTcagggaagaagaaaatgcACACTCATCTGATCTACGAAATTGAATTCCCTCCAGAAGATGAAGAGAATGAGCCCCAAGAATCACTCAACATTAAGCGTGAAGGCTCATTCGTGATACAAATCAAGAATCCGGAACAACCTGGCAAGTCCCAATTCAGGGGACTTCAAAAGAAACGCAAGGCAGCCTTCCCTGCTCACCTGCAAGGACAGTTGGGGCAAAACAGGTATCATCCAGCTGATCCACCTGACTTTTTGAACTATGAAGGATGTGAATTCCTGCTGATATCGACGAGGAGTTGGGTTTGGAACTTGAGACCGAAGGGGAAGCAGATCCATCTTGTTCAGATTTGGTCAGGACTCTCGGGGAGACTGCATCTACAACTCCCCTTTTCAAGGGCATTTGGGCTTGAATGATACGTGGGCAATAGTTAACAATgacattttgttttcaattgtttttgaattcttcattgtcaaatataaaaaatgtattAGTTTACCTCTaacaattatataattttctttatcttttttttttgaaaaaataaagtcatttttaaacatttaacaTTTACTGATATGTGTATTCCTTTCTTGTGatacaaatttatattttatcttttcattgttttacataaaaaaaaaatctatcgCTCCATATATAATGATCTCTGATTTTGCTTGGTCcagttttttcaattttgactcaaattattttaaatattttatcaatttaaatTCTTATGAATATACATTTGAGAACAATTTTGTTCAAAGTTTGTAAtagatatttttttgaaaatctataatatatatatatatataagtaagaATGTTGCAAAACTtcttaattaacaaaaataaatatttttacttgttATACTTCTAAAttgtcatttatcattttaaataatttttaattattgtataaataatatttacgCTTGTATGCAATAGTAATAtcaaataaggataaaattcaaattaagaGGTAGGTATAATTGCTCAATACAATAAAGTTCAATTTTTCACTATAAGCCctaaaaacttatttcatttaaatataaagtttttttttctgcaaagtataatgaaattaatttttgtataaaGAAATTTATCGAGAATATGTTGGCAAAGATAAATTCGACAAAGCTTATTGTCACGTTAAAAGGCTAGGGTAGAAGCTATTTGTTAagattttgctttttttttgtaatgtgtattaagataagatttaatttgttCGAATTATATAACAGTTTTAGGGAAGTAgtaattttaatcttattaattatttaagtaattaaaAGGTAGAATTCTAAAAGGTTTTTACTACTCAATGTCATCACTATTATAAGTTTATCTCACCAAAAgtttataactttatatacTTAATACTTAATACTTATTGTTTTAATATATGGGTTTACTTAACATTCTGGtttcattaattttctaatgtgttaactcaaatttaatttgttttactaTTTGTTACACCTCTTATACTCTTGTaattattaatgaattttttatttatgccTAACATAATTTATACAATTTATTATGCAACCTAAATGACAATTATTaaggaatttgaattttataatgATTGCTAAGTTAAAAACATCTAAAACAGAATAGAATATGCAAAGATATGGTTatttgaaaaggaaatattAAGATTATAACGAAAAACAATATAAAttgatatattatattattttaatcaagtatCGAAAGATATCACACAAAATGCAATAGATATGGTACGATATGATATAGTTTAATAAACTTTATCTCATCTAattactataaaaatattatttatttatttatttattaaatataataaattatgaatttcaatttagaatttaaatagaaaatagtaaaaaaaatgaagcttcaacatgttaaatttttttaatttttaattagtaaattaacataaaaaaatacattgtTGAGagctcaaattaaaaaaaattcaatttataaaatataatcttcaaatttattagtaaacataatatgttaaattatttttattttacatgtataaatattatttataattaattttaaaatttttattatattttattatacaGTACTATActcaatattaaaaaaataaaatttcgataCAAGACATAAGACATGTATCTTGATTTAATAGCTTTGATTAACACCTTCAAATTACAATGGTACaggaaatagataaaaaaataattttaattgatatataaattaaatggttttttttttatttccttggaGAAGACTATTTCTATTTACATATCTAATTAACTGTTATCTGTTTTTGTGATCTTCATGGCCATGTTTTTGTGACCAAGGGCCTTTCATGCCCTCTGTTTTAATGAAAGTTtatgcatttcaaaaaaaaaaaaaagtgttatctattttttatatatctggtaattgttaaatatttaaatatagtttataaaatttataatttcatctacctctatatatatatatattataaattaaattgaattaattattcaacataattttactttaacctgtaatcaaattttgttcttttagaaaatattaatataacaCCCTCCTTGTTGCCATTCCTGGAAACACAGAAGCGAGGAAGCGCCTAATCTTTTGAAGTCCCCTCTGTTCAACTCAAATCTCGTTCCTCTGACAAACAGTGCACTGTTCACCTCGTTGACTCACGACTCTGCACTGCCGGCTTATTCCAGTGAGCTTCTTTTCCCCTGACCTTCTCTTTCTGGTTTCCACTTCTTTAGCATATGTACAAGTACACGagtatatttttctttttgttttttctgttAAAAGAATATGAAATATTAGCCTTATCAGTTTCAGGCCTCATCTTAACCTTCTGGGAAAGTATTCAAGACCTTTAAGCAAATAGTAAAAATGTTGGGAAGCCTTGAATTTGACAGATTATAGCTAGCTTCTTGttatgggttttttttttttaatgacaaatatcttttttctttcggCTTTCTTCTATCAGAGTAAATTCTGCCATATGCTTGGTCTTCTCTGGGGGATTTAAAGAAAGTCCCCCATGTCCACCAAATCTTTCTCAACCCACTGGAATTTAAAATCCCTGTTCCCAAACACCTGTTTTCTCCATTTTCATCCCAAATCCTTTCCCAATGCTCTCCCATTCTCATTCTTTCAGTACCCAAGAATCCACTGTCCCAAGACTTACTTTCCTCAACCACCGTTGGCTCTATCCTATCCCAGTGACCAAACTTCTCACAATCTAACCCAAGCCCAGGAATCTGTTTCCGAGTACCTCCAAGACCTGGGGCTTTCCTTGGAGGACTCCATTTCCATAGCTTCTAATTCCCCCAAGTACACGCAAATGCTGGTGGATGGTGTTAAGGAGCTGGAGGAATGGAATGCTTGGAATAATAGTAATGGCGAAGGGGATCATTTGGGGTTTAAGGAAATGGTTATTTATATGGCCAAGGAGAAGGGTGATAACGGAAAGGTTGCATTTTTGGAGAGTGTGGGTTTGACACTCTCTTCGGCTATGAGTGTTGCACGTTATTTGTCCTCAGAATCTCTTCCAAGTTTAATTCATAAGGTTAGCAAGAAAACtctttatgtttatttatatcTGTTTTACtctctttaattttagtttgtaGTTCAGTAATGTACATATTTGTGATGATCTTatctttgaaagaaaaaacacaTTATCAAATTTTGGATGGGAAATTATGTTATAGACATTGTATAAATCATGCTTGTCTTTTTGGAGTAGATTTCATTTAGcctcaaaaatgaaaataatgacAAGCTTTGAAAATGAGGATATTCACGAAGCAGCTAGAATATTGCCCCTTTAATTTGTTCATATTGCAACACAATTTGGCAAAGTGAATAAATCTATAATGTCACTGTCATATGCTGTTAGTATCTAGAAATATTATGGATTTCATGTTGTAGGaaatgatgggatatttttCAATTTGGATGATATATAAGATACAAATACCTGTTTTCTGGATTTTGTACAATAGACCTGTGATTTGTAGAATcacttttcttgtttttctcctATAAAGTACTACATTTTAGTATTTAGAAGTTGTTCATGTAGAAAAAACTTTCTTCCTCTTGAAGTTTTCTTTTACATTAACCGTAAAGTAAATAATCAgactaaaaataaatgttttgttatcatttgCTTAAGATAGGGGGTGTTAGGTGTTTGCCCTTTCAAGTTCTATTTTAAGCTGACTTGTTGTTGTATTCTTGCACTTTGGCATGTTTTTTCTTCAGTTCGTTTGTTAAGTTATTAGAAGTCTTCATATTGATGAATATGCATAACTTATTATGAACAAAAGGAGGTTTTTACTAGATTTGACATAATTCTAACCTATtgcctttgtttttctaaaaCTCTTTCCAACAGTCTACTTTTTGGGTACTAAGTCATGGTCTAATTTGTAGGTATTCTTTCCAGACACATGGTATGAATTCCTTTAGAAATTTGCCATAGCTTTGTTCTTTTGGTAATCCAAAAGATCCTTTGGAAGAATATTTGCATGTTCCTCAATTGTAGCTCTGTGCTAAGTTTCAAAAGTTTTTGCTTTGAGTTAAATATAATGCTCTATTTTTAAGCTCTTGTAGATATTGTATTCTTgttgaaatatttgaaaattatagcCTTTTCTCCAATCTGatcaagaaacaaaaatttgatacttttctttcttcaaatgAGTTCTGCTTCTTTTGTGAATTGACTGAAATGAGCTCTTCTTCTCAATTTGTTGGCCAGAGTCATTGCTTATTTTGGATTTGGCTTTTAGGTTAAGTATATGAAGGAAATAATCTTTTCTGGTGGTGATGATAAATGGCTCAGTGGTAAAAATGCTCGCCGTATGATGATGTACTTGTCAATTCCTTCTGATGAAGATGTGGAGCAAACCTTATCCTTCTTTGAAAAGGTATAATATGACTTCAATATTCTTTTTCTGTGTATGCGAAGttgtctaaatttttttgcCTAAATACTTTTTATCCTTTCCTTCTGTTTGCccttttaaattcttttcaaCCTGCGTTTCAGTTGCATAGcttcatttgaatgatttgcTTCCTGTTGTGACACAATTTATGAGTATATGGTGCAGATAGAAGCGAGACGTGGAGGTTTAGACATGTTGGGCTCAGTAGATGCAACTTTTAGATTTCTATTGGAATCATTTCCGCGTATTTTACTGTTGCCAGTGGAGTCCCATTTGATACCTCTTGTtgaattacttgaaaatgtTGGAGTTCCAAGGGGATCTATAGGAAaagtatttttgttgtttccaCCTGTCTTGTTTTGCAACGTTCAGGGCATTAAAACAAAAGCTTCAGCTTTCGAGAAGGTACTATTTGTATTTCAAATTCTATGTATCATTTAGCTGAGTATTATTTTGAGCATTTGcaaaagcaatgaaaaagAAACTTTATGTGATGGATGCTGTACTGTTCTATTGTTGAATATGATCATATCTTGTGTGCCCTTGATCACAGTTTCTTTTTATGAATTATCTTATAGGTTGGTGCAGCAAATAAAGATGTTGGCAAGATGTTGCTAAAATATCCATGGATTCTTTCAACAAgtattcaaaataattatgagcatatccttttgttttttgaggAAGAAAAGGTATAAATGACTTGATGGCCCAGCTTGGGTTGCTAACTAGAGTTCTTAGCATGTGCCTTATATACATGTGCTTGACTGTTTACCTTGTTTATGTTATGGTTTGAGTTGTGAGTCCATCATGTTTTTTATAGTTTGCTTACTTGAGGGGTCTGTGTGTGTGATTGGAAGGTGCTATTGTCATTGTCATGTTAAGTATA
It includes:
- the LOC18595561 gene encoding LOW QUALITY PROTEIN: uncharacterized protein LOC18595561 (The sequence of the model RefSeq protein was modified relative to this genomic sequence to represent the inferred CDS: inserted 1 base in 1 codon), producing MGQGREHKTRDDAQVEIQERGEIFFFYRPKVNKPEAHRVDDAQRLYIVLRPESGERLVEEKQDPQSGEEGAKEKSNQGQSGSGKNEYEGGKGRQEVNIEKEPLLRFIVMGRKSLPDPSKKSQPFWGFVELVTTKIEDVKSAMKGEEYDTSTRGHRRNFPARAVGEGVYRILRHNSGKKKMHTHLIYEIEFPPEDEENEPQESLNIKREGSFVIQIKNPEQPGKSQFRGLQKKRKAAFPAHLQGQLGQNRYHPADPPDFLNYEGCEFLXDIDEELGLELETEGEADPSCSDLVRTLGETASTTPLFKGIWA
- the LOC18595562 gene encoding transcription termination factor MTERF2, chloroplastic, which encodes MSTKSFSTHWNLKSLFPNTCFLHFHPKSFPNALPFSFFQYPRIHCPKTYFPQPPLALSYPSDQTSHNLTQAQESVSEYLQDLGLSLEDSISIASNSPKYTQMLVDGVKELEEWNAWNNSNGEGDHLGFKEMVIYMAKEKGDNGKVAFLESVGLTLSSAMSVARYLSSESLPSLIHKVKYMKEIIFSGGDDKWLSGKNARRMMMYLSIPSDEDVEQTLSFFEKIEARRGGLDMLGSVDATFRFLLESFPRILLLPVESHLIPLVELLENVGVPRGSIGKVFLLFPPVLFCNVQGIKTKASAFEKVGAANKDVGKMLLKYPWILSTSIQNNYEHILLFFEEEKIPKASVDRAIRSWPHILGCSISKLKLMVEQFGELDVRNKKLGRVIAKSPQLLLRKPQELLQFVLFLEGLGFDRETVGKLGCRCPEIFAANIDKTLKKKIEFLVELGISNHHLPWVIKKYPELLVSDVDKTLRPRIQYLMEIGLSKREIALMVRRFSPLLGYSIEEVLRPKLKFLLDTMEKPVKDVVDYPRFFSYSLEKKIKPRFWVLKGRNMECSLKDMLGKNDEEFAAEFMGVGRMLISPSSHQ